The Dunckerocampus dactyliophorus isolate RoL2022-P2 chromosome 14, RoL_Ddac_1.1, whole genome shotgun sequence genome includes the window ATGGagctctgtatgtgtgtgtgcatgtatgtgtgggaGGCTTTGAGCTTAAaaaacgtgtgcgtgtgtgtgtgtgtgtgtgtgtgtgtgtgcgtttgtgcacGGACCAAACCCCCATCTGGCAGCGGGTGGGCGGCTCGCCACACAGCGACAATACACCGCAACATTTTTGGAGGTGTGGGCGTTCAAAAGGCAAGCGAGAGCTGGCTGTGCACGTTGAGCAGACGTGCACGTCATCTGCATATGTGTGAGAAGGCCTGCAGACTGAGGCTGGCTCTTGAACGGAACCCTGAGGAACTCCTTCCCCCTGCTCGGAGAACAGCTGCGGTCTTATTTGGCATCTTGTAAGCCGTCACTTTGTGACTTTGTTGTCATGACGATGTCATGTTTGAGCAGATGATTGACAGTCACATGACTCGGGGATGCCTGCAGCTCCAATCAGACAAAGTCTTACAAATAAATCACTAGGTTGCAACTGACGCCACACGCCTAACTAGAAAGCACTAGAATCATGTGATTCTTCTCagccagccaatcagcaaaaaacaccaaagagaataaaatatacttttatcattttacatttcatgGTAAGTACAAAAAGTCCAGTAATCAAAAATGTGCTATATTTTTAGGCGCCAAAGTTCTttttgaaatacagtaatccttggTTTACGGTGCTTACtgtagttggttccagacccgaccgtcatAAGTAAATTTCCaacaagtaggattccttatttataaatggaatagttccatagttagagcatagaaaacctgtttacgaccttctaagtatgctttttaatattattagagccctctagacatgaaataacaccccatagtcacctttatactcctattacccaatatagtagacataataagagaaaataagacatagaaaacccatttacgaccttctaaatatgctttttaacattattagagccctctcgacatgaaataacaccccatagtcacctttatactcctattacccaatatagtagacataataagagaaaataagacatagaaaacccatttactaccttctaaatatgctttttaacattattagagccctctagacatgaaataacaccccatagtcaactttatactcctattacccaatatagtagacataataagagaaaataagacatagaaaacccatttacgaccttctaaatatgctttttaacattattagagccctcttgacatgaaataacaccccatagtcacctttatactcctattacccaatatagtagacataataagagaaaataagacatagaaaacccatttacgaccttctaaatatgctttttaacattattagagccctctcaacatgaaataacaccccatagtcacctttatactcctattacccaatatagtagacataataagagaaaaaaagacatagaaaacccatttacgaccttctaaatatgctttttaacattattagagccctctagacatgaaataacaccccatagtcacctttatactcctattacccaatatagtagacataataagagaaaataagacatagaaaacccatttacgaccttctaaatatgctttttaacattattacagccctatagacgtgaaataacaccccatagtcacctttatagtcctattacccaatatagtagacataataagagaaaataagacatagaagacatagaaaacccatttacaaccttcaaaatatgccttttaacattattagagccctctagacatgaaataacacacctataggtATCATTAcaccaatataccaatatagtagacataataggagaaaaaaagacataaataagattagtGCTGTtgtatgttgctgtaaatgtgttccggtgatcaGGGAGCCACAGGACGTGAAGTCGGGGGTTTGGAGTGGAGTTACGGATGCAGCAGTAGCCCGTTTTAGGgattgttgtgagatcattcaaagctgcaataaaagcctgtatataatgtaaataaaaataaaagtctcacccaacattacagtaacattgctgacaccaaGTGATGAGTAtacaatactacatttcatcacaacattttttaatgtgtcttccgaatgccttatatttgtatttgacctaatttagccatttttattcttgaaaatgcttgatttaggcaaaaaaatgtacaatttgctgaaatatgcatatttttagaataatcataggccgtattcaaccacaaaacagcattatttatcaGTACATTTCTGAAAGCtgaactgcgatagagtgaagctgcgaaattcaaagcacaaagtggtgagggattactgcatattATCATTTTATGCTGTATTTCGCCACATAAAGAAAAATTAaagaacaaataataaaaattatatataaaatgtatgatatgtcatataatacatatttattataatcagaataattattaatatattataataataatattcatattattttatatttgtatttattgatttttattctgaatgtatatacaatatttatagtaagaataataataagtaaaataaaataatgtactttattatttatttattataattattaaaaatattttatatttcatttctaaataattaactttattatttcatattttattattatttaataataatacatttaataataaataaagcaaaaaaattagaattaaatatacatattagggctgtcaattgattaaaatatttaatcgcgacaatcgcattttgtccacagttaactcataattaatcgcatTTAATCACTGATGAAAAAAGTtgttatctataataagtagggatgtgaacctctttgtggtaaacgattccaTAAGCAACTAcaacgataactacatcaaatttgatgctAACGGATGCCGATTTTGGAAATaggggccattattttattttaaaaataatatacaattagAATCCCGccgttttgtcccactttgtttgacagtccttcaATGCACCTTCTAACTTTGCCCCACGCCGCACAGTACTATTGTaatactgagtgctaatgtgcatatctgTGGTATACAACAACaacgttagttgggacactcgtatgacaaggtaccactgtataaatgtaaattaaaacataccggcagtgcttcagtaccttcccgcttctctctggcaagtcgacgacgacgtagtccgtgacaattccaatcacagcgacagtggATACAAATAACTTGGGTCTTGCTGCGAGAACCATCTGCCGTGGGCTTTGAAGCTacatttaccaatcaaaatacacCTTcgtttctccatttctgctcgtGGCTACGCGTTGACAACTACAGCGTccgccgagggtcaaacaggttGTGCACACATTAATCGCGCGTCGTAAAACAATAGTGCCGTTGGAGGAAACTTCCGTTAATAAGGCATAATTAAACTTTGATAGCccttatacatacagtatatattaaaaataaattatttaaaaatatttataacaatactaaataataatacaaataaataaaattataaaaaatgttaaaataattgtACTTATTActataaatattttatacacacaaaaaatacaaatataaaataattatgaataattgtaataataatgttcTTGTTTATTAAACTCAGTAATCAGTGCAAAGTAGTTAAAGACATGCTAACCTcttagcagaaattaaaaaaaacaactttattagTGTTCGTATgctattttactgtttttttctcataaccctctcttttatgtatttttcatttatattatatatatatatatatatatatatataaatatataaaatgtattattttataatatataatatatatatttattcatattatcgTACTATAGCTTTCAAATAAATGGAATGATGGTTCCCACagttccgggtcatgtgatcaCACCATTTTTGGTCAAAGACATCAGGGATTGTGTTTAAAATCACGTGATCACCTCCATAATAACGAGCACACTTCATTTGTCCTGAAAGAATAATCCTGAAGATGTTTGACAGACGGCTGATTTCCTTGTCACGCgtgcaggtgagctggagcatCCCGTCGGCGCCAACGGAGGACATCAGCTGCCCACCTGCGTCATGGCGCACGGCCCGCCTGACGTGAGCCACATGTACGCGCACCTACACCCCGCCCCCTCCTACTCGTGCAGTGCGGATGTATACCAGGACCCGTCCGCTGGGGCCTACCTGGCCACGCCCACCTGTGCCGTGTCCTACCACGCCCCGCCCTCATACAACTCGGCACAAAAGTCCAGCGCGGACGCGGCGCTGCACCCTGTCCCGCCAGAGTACGGCGGCTTGTACCCGCAGTGCCAGAGGGACATCCAGGCGGCCTTCCCTGACCGGAAGTCGGTGGCGTACACGCTGGACTCCCTCCGTGGGGCGCCCCCCCTCACGCCCCTCAACACCATCAGGAATTTCACCCTGGGCGCCCCTTCCACGGCCGCCGAGGGCCCGCTCGCCGCCGCTTTCCCGGCACACCAAAATCTCCCCCTCAGGCCCATCCTGCGGCCCCGGAAGTACCCGAGCCGGCCCAGCAAGACACCCGTGCACCAGCGGCCGTACGCGTGCCCGGCGGAGAGCTGCGACCGCCGGTTCTCCCGGTCGGACGAGCTGAGCCGACACCTGCGCATCCACACGGGCCTCAAGCCCTTCCAGTGCCGCGTGTGCCTGCGCGCCTTCAGCCGCAGCGACCACCTGACCACGCACGTGCGCACGCACACCGGCGAGAAGCCCTTCTCCTGTGACACCTGCGGGAGGAGGTTCGCCCGCAGCGACGAGAGGCGGAGACACGTCAAGATCCACCTGAGACACAAGGACAAGAAAGACCCCGCCCCTTGATGCCACCCCCGCAGCATCACCGTTTCGTCTCAGGGAGtccacacacgcgcacacac containing:
- the egr2a gene encoding E3 SUMO-protein ligase EGR2a, with amino-acid sequence MAHGPPDVSHMYAHLHPAPSYSCSADVYQDPSAGAYLATPTCAVSYHAPPSYNSAQKSSADAALHPVPPEYGGLYPQCQRDIQAAFPDRKSVAYTLDSLRGAPPLTPLNTIRNFTLGAPSTAAEGPLAAAFPAHQNLPLRPILRPRKYPSRPSKTPVHQRPYACPAESCDRRFSRSDELSRHLRIHTGLKPFQCRVCLRAFSRSDHLTTHVRTHTGEKPFSCDTCGRRFARSDERRRHVKIHLRHKDKKDPAP